One genomic segment of Amycolatopsis granulosa includes these proteins:
- the panD gene encoding aspartate 1-decarboxylase codes for MYRTMLKSKIHRATVTQANLHYVGSVTIDETLMEAADLLPGELVSIVDVTNGARLETYVIPGERDSGVIGINGAAAHLVHPGDLVIMIAYGQMDNAEAATYRPRIVFVDDENRIKHSGSDPGHAPAGSGLVSGSIPIGSPDRENPFPVAETVDAARLDALLHAES; via the coding sequence ATGTACCGCACGATGCTGAAGTCGAAGATCCATCGCGCGACGGTCACCCAGGCCAACCTGCACTACGTCGGGTCGGTCACGATCGACGAGACGCTGATGGAGGCGGCCGACCTGCTGCCCGGCGAACTAGTGTCCATTGTGGACGTGACGAACGGCGCGCGCCTGGAGACCTACGTGATCCCCGGCGAGCGGGACAGCGGCGTCATCGGCATCAACGGCGCGGCCGCCCACCTCGTCCACCCGGGCGACCTGGTGATCATGATCGCCTACGGGCAGATGGACAACGCCGAGGCGGCCACCTACCGGCCGCGGATCGTTTTCGTCGACGACGAGAACCGCATCAAGCACTCCGGCAGCGATCCCGGCCACGCACCCGCGGGCTCGGGGCTGGTCAGCGGCAGCATCCCGATCGGGTCGCCGGACCGGGAGAACCCGTTCCCGGTCGCCGAGACCGTGGACGCGGCGCGCCTCGACGCGCTGCTGCACGCCGAGAGCTGA
- a CDS encoding type III pantothenate kinase, whose protein sequence is MLLAIDVGNTNIVLGLYEGRGDTAKLVRDWRMRTDAQMTADELALTMRGLLGAHADAITGISALSTVPAVLREMRVMLGRYYPRVPKVVVEPGVRTGVPLLVDNPREVGADRLVNTLAAHHLYRTACVVVDFGTSTNVDVISAKGEFLGGAFAPGIEISVDALAARAAALRKVELARPRSVIGKNTVECLQSGIVFGFAGQVDGLVRRIVRELTARTHEPVTVLGTGGLAPLVIGESETITEHVPDLTLLGLRLAFERQTR, encoded by the coding sequence GTGCTCCTGGCGATCGACGTCGGCAACACGAACATCGTGCTCGGCCTCTACGAGGGCCGGGGGGACACGGCGAAGCTGGTCCGCGACTGGCGCATGCGGACCGACGCGCAGATGACCGCCGACGAGCTGGCGCTGACCATGCGCGGGCTGCTGGGCGCGCACGCCGACGCGATCACGGGGATCAGCGCCCTGTCGACCGTGCCGGCGGTGCTGCGGGAGATGCGGGTGATGCTCGGCCGCTACTACCCGCGGGTGCCGAAGGTGGTCGTCGAGCCCGGCGTGCGCACCGGCGTCCCGCTGCTGGTCGACAACCCGCGGGAGGTGGGGGCGGACCGGCTGGTCAACACCCTCGCCGCGCACCACCTCTACCGCACCGCCTGCGTGGTGGTCGACTTCGGGACCTCGACCAACGTCGACGTGATCTCGGCGAAGGGTGAGTTCCTCGGTGGCGCGTTCGCGCCGGGCATCGAGATCTCGGTGGACGCGCTGGCCGCGCGGGCCGCGGCACTGCGCAAGGTCGAGCTCGCCCGGCCGCGGTCGGTGATCGGGAAGAACACGGTGGAGTGCTTGCAGTCCGGCATCGTGTTCGGGTTCGCCGGCCAGGTCGACGGTCTGGTGCGGCGGATCGTGCGGGAACTGACCGCGCGCACCCACGAACCGGTCACCGTGCTCGGTACCGGCGGGCTCGCGCCGCTGGTGATCGGCGAGTCGGAGACGATCACCGAGCACGTGCCGGATCTGACCCTGCTCGGCCTGCGGCTCGCCTTCGAACGGCAGACGCGTTAG
- a CDS encoding methyltransferase domain-containing protein, which produces MGEATSAAERDLWNRRSRSFGGRAADYARHRPDYPLDALHWALPPRAAEVVDLGAGTGKLTGGLRALGLRVTAVEPDPEMRAEFGRHHPDVPILDGTAELIPLPGSSVDAVLAGQAFHWFDAEAALTEIARVLRPGGVVAGLWNGNDESVPWVAELARVAGFASRARSVANLVEHPAFGPVEETAFPHAHRRTPESLVETISTHSYLLVADAAERAAARARMLDFLRTHPATTGGEFDLPLVTTVRRAVRRDAGRSRNTP; this is translated from the coding sequence GTGGGCGAAGCCACTTCCGCGGCGGAACGTGACCTCTGGAACCGGCGCTCCCGCTCATTCGGGGGACGGGCCGCGGACTACGCGCGGCACCGTCCGGACTACCCGCTCGACGCGCTGCATTGGGCATTGCCACCGCGGGCCGCCGAAGTGGTGGATCTCGGCGCGGGCACCGGAAAGCTCACCGGCGGACTGCGCGCGCTCGGCCTCCGGGTCACGGCCGTGGAACCGGACCCGGAGATGCGAGCCGAATTCGGCCGGCACCACCCGGACGTGCCGATCCTGGACGGCACGGCCGAACTGATTCCGCTGCCCGGTTCCAGCGTCGATGCGGTGCTCGCCGGTCAGGCGTTCCACTGGTTCGACGCCGAGGCCGCGCTCACCGAAATCGCGCGGGTGCTGCGTCCGGGCGGGGTGGTCGCCGGGCTGTGGAACGGCAACGACGAATCCGTCCCGTGGGTCGCCGAACTGGCGCGGGTCGCGGGCTTCGCCTCCCGCGCGCGGTCGGTAGCGAACCTGGTCGAGCACCCCGCGTTCGGCCCGGTCGAGGAAACCGCCTTTCCGCACGCCCACCGCCGCACGCCCGAAAGCCTGGTCGAAACGATTTCCACGCACTCGTACCTGCTCGTCGCCGATGCGGCCGAGCGCGCCGCGGCCCGGGCCCGGATGCTGGATTTCCTGCGCACCCACCCGGCCACCACCGGCGGCGAATTCGACCTGCCGCTCGTCACCACCGTCCGGCGGGCGGTACGCCGCGACGCGGGCCGCTCCCGGAACACGCCCTAA
- the lysS gene encoding lysine--tRNA ligase yields the protein MTDSPSPDRPVPADDLPEQMRVRRAKRDRLLAEGVEPYPVEVPRTHTLAQVRAAHPDLPPDTATGEIVGVTGRVMYLRNTGKLCFATLRGGDGTELQAMISLAKVGEEALAAWKGDVDLGDHVFVRGEVITSKRGELSVMADEWRMAAKALRPLPVAHKDLAEETRVRQRYVDLILREQARDVVRTRAAVVRSLRESFHRRGFTEVETPMLQTLHGGASARPFVTHSNAFDIDLYLRIAPELFLKRCVVGGIEKVFEINRNFRNEGSDSSHSPEFAMLEYYEAYATYDTNAVMTRELIQEAAQAVFGSLEVTLADGSTYDLSGEWTSLSMYDSLSDALGEEVTPQTPAEKLRGFAEARGLEVDPKLGHGKLVEELWEHLVGDHLHAPTFVRDFPIETSPLTRQHRSKPGVAEKWDLYVRGFELATGYSELVDPVIERERLVDQARRAAAGDSEAMRLDEDFLRALEYGMPPSGGVGMGVDRLLMALTGLGIRETILFPLVRPE from the coding sequence ATGACGGATTCCCCCTCCCCGGATCGCCCCGTGCCCGCTGACGACCTGCCCGAACAGATGCGGGTCCGGCGGGCCAAGCGCGATCGCCTGCTCGCGGAGGGTGTGGAGCCGTACCCGGTGGAGGTGCCGCGCACCCACACGCTCGCGCAGGTGCGCGCGGCGCACCCGGACCTGCCGCCGGACACCGCGACCGGCGAGATCGTCGGCGTGACCGGGCGCGTGATGTACCTGCGCAACACCGGCAAGCTGTGCTTCGCCACGCTGCGCGGCGGTGACGGCACCGAACTGCAGGCCATGATCAGCCTGGCGAAGGTCGGCGAGGAGGCCCTGGCCGCGTGGAAGGGCGATGTCGACCTCGGCGACCACGTGTTCGTCCGCGGCGAGGTCATCACCTCCAAGCGCGGTGAGCTCTCCGTGATGGCCGACGAATGGCGCATGGCCGCGAAGGCGTTGCGCCCGCTCCCGGTCGCGCACAAGGACCTGGCCGAGGAGACACGTGTCCGGCAGCGTTATGTCGACCTGATCCTGCGCGAGCAGGCGCGCGATGTGGTGCGCACGCGCGCGGCCGTGGTGCGCTCGCTGCGGGAATCCTTCCACCGGCGCGGTTTCACCGAGGTGGAAACGCCGATGCTGCAGACCCTCCACGGTGGGGCTTCGGCGCGCCCGTTCGTCACCCATTCGAACGCGTTCGACATCGACCTGTATCTGCGGATCGCGCCGGAGCTGTTCCTGAAGCGCTGCGTGGTGGGCGGGATCGAGAAGGTCTTCGAGATCAACCGGAACTTCCGCAACGAGGGCAGCGACTCCTCGCATTCGCCGGAATTCGCGATGTTGGAGTACTACGAGGCGTACGCCACATACGACACCAACGCGGTGATGACCCGTGAGCTCATCCAGGAAGCCGCGCAGGCGGTTTTCGGGAGCCTGGAGGTCACGCTGGCCGACGGCAGCACCTACGACCTGTCCGGCGAGTGGACGTCGCTGAGCATGTACGACTCGTTGTCGGACGCGCTGGGCGAGGAGGTCACGCCGCAGACCCCGGCGGAAAAGCTGCGCGGGTTCGCCGAGGCCCGTGGTCTGGAGGTCGACCCGAAACTGGGCCACGGGAAGCTGGTCGAGGAACTGTGGGAGCACCTCGTGGGCGACCACCTGCACGCCCCGACTTTCGTGCGGGATTTCCCGATCGAAACCTCGCCGCTGACCCGCCAGCACCGCAGCAAGCCCGGGGTGGCCGAGAAGTGGGACCTCTACGTCCGCGGATTCGAGTTGGCCACCGGGTACTCCGAGCTCGTCGATCCGGTGATCGAGCGGGAAAGATTGGTGGACCAGGCCCGCCGCGCCGCAGCCGGCGATAGTGAAGCGATGCGCCTGGACGAGGATTTCCTGCGTGCGCTCGAGTACGGAATGCCACCGAGTGGTGGCGTCGGAATGGGCGTCGATCGCCTGCTGATGGCGCTCACCGGTCTCGGCATCCGGGAGACGATCCTCTTCCCGCTGGTGCGGCCCGAATAG
- a CDS encoding histone-like nucleoid-structuring protein Lsr2, with protein MAQKVLVSLIDDIDGSEADETVEFGLDGISYQIDLSAENAEELRDALAQYVEHARRAGGRKRGSAGRPPAGKAPGRPASVDREQNQAIRAWARKNGFQVSDRGRIPSEVVEAYHKKN; from the coding sequence ATGGCACAGAAGGTGCTGGTGTCGCTCATCGACGACATCGACGGCTCGGAGGCGGACGAGACCGTCGAGTTCGGACTTGACGGCATCTCGTACCAGATCGACCTCTCGGCGGAAAACGCCGAAGAGCTCCGTGACGCGCTGGCCCAGTACGTCGAGCACGCGCGGCGTGCCGGTGGCCGCAAGCGCGGCTCGGCGGGCCGCCCGCCGGCGGGTAAGGCGCCCGGCCGGCCCGCCTCGGTCGATCGCGAGCAGAACCAGGCAATTCGCGCCTGGGCACGGAAGAACGGCTTCCAGGTTTCCGACCGCGGCCGTATCCCGTCCGAGGTGGTGGAGGCCTACCACAAGAAGAACTGA
- a CDS encoding TIGR03086 family metal-binding protein: protein MTDLRSMLDRAAREFTRLLRAVEPGQLGNRTPCTEYDVRALLNHLLHWGPWLAAALRREPAPAAVGGERDADLTRGDWLGDLCTLVDDLVDACGRPGALAGTTKFGSAEMPARMIAEMVLTEWVVHGWDLARATGQSPVVDADVAEALFTSAQGLADQAREMKVFGPAVPCPADAPVLDRVLALTGRDPAWQRPGA, encoded by the coding sequence ATGACGGACCTTCGATCGATGCTCGACCGCGCGGCGCGCGAGTTCACCCGCCTGCTCCGCGCCGTCGAACCCGGGCAACTCGGCAACCGCACGCCGTGCACCGAATACGACGTGCGTGCCCTGCTCAACCACCTTCTTCATTGGGGGCCGTGGCTCGCGGCGGCCCTGCGGCGGGAGCCGGCGCCCGCCGCGGTCGGGGGAGAGCGGGACGCGGACCTCACCCGCGGTGACTGGCTGGGTGATCTGTGCACCCTTGTGGATGATCTTGTGGACGCCTGCGGGCGACCGGGAGCGCTGGCGGGGACGACGAAGTTCGGCTCGGCGGAGATGCCGGCGCGGATGATCGCCGAAATGGTGCTGACCGAGTGGGTGGTGCACGGCTGGGACCTGGCGCGGGCGACCGGGCAGTCGCCGGTGGTCGACGCGGACGTGGCGGAGGCGCTGTTCACCTCCGCCCAGGGGTTGGCCGATCAGGCACGGGAGATGAAGGTCTTCGGCCCCGCGGTGCCCTGCCCTGCCGACGCGCCGGTGCTGGACCGCGTGCTGGCCCTCACCGGCCGGGATCCGGCCTGGCAGCGGCCCGGCGCGTGA